One Bombus pyrosoma isolate SC7728 linkage group LG7, ASM1482585v1, whole genome shotgun sequence genomic window carries:
- the LOC122569338 gene encoding ubiquitin-conjugating enzyme E2-22 kDa isoform X2: MQIVAIFTHVAKCAIKVELVNDSFTELKGEIAGPPDTPYEGGNFVLEIKVPETYPFNPPKVRFITKIWHPNISSVTGAICLDILKDQWAAAMTLRTVLLSLQALLSAAEPDDPQDAVVARQYKEHPEMFRQTAKHWTYVYAGGPAKMPDLDDKIRRLTDMGIEEHNARVALSSYNWDLERATEQLFS; this comes from the exons atgcAAATTGTAGCCATATTCACTCAT GTTGCAAAATGTGCAATCAAAGTTGAATTGGTAAATGATAGTTTTACTGAACTAAAAGGTGAGATAGCGGGTCCGCCAGATACACCATATGAGGGAGGTAATTTTGTGCTCGAGATTAAAGTTCCCGAGACATATCCCTTCAATCCTCCTAAA gtACGAttcataacaaaaatatgGCACCCTAATATATCTTCTGTAACAGGTGCTATATGTTTAGATATATTGAAAGACCAGTG GGCTGCTGCTATGACTTTACGTACGGTACTGCTATCATTACAAGCTTTACTATCTGCAGCAGAACCAGATGATCCACAAGACGCAGTAGTGGCTAGGCAATATAAAGAGCATCCAGAAATGTTTCGTCAAACTGCCAAACATTggacatatgtatatgcagGAG gaCCAGCAAAGATGCCTGATTTAGATGATAAAATAAGGCGACTAACAGATATGGGTATTGAGGAACATAATGCAAGAGTTGCTTTATCTTCATACAATTGGGATTTGGAACGTGCCACTGAGCAGCTCTTCAGTTAG
- the LOC122569334 gene encoding E3 ubiquitin-protein ligase RFWD3-like isoform X1, with the protein MEVMDYAEGGEAQMEYVVEDHSEESDNDNADDLEIQAQTEDTKDNDENETKAKKAKETTLDESDVDSDQSCPICMDLWTSSGDHRLCCLRCGHLFGYSCILRWLQTSCTSANRRCPQCNRRAAVKDIRMLYAKKLTSIDTSELDKLKEQLNNVSSEKNRIEMELSKYTLRQKLFEQQITSMRNRISELESQQSEINVHSCQKISKHMIKKFHLDRSIEICKDGGCRVLDYNPWFGFLVVSQKSNNMLFSGYGIKKIDSDKFQPRQFILLHNQVIRDITFNTTQQSLLLSVGFDKCAKLMDIQNHIILHTYQTGSPLWSCCWSGNNSNVFFAGAQNGSITQFDIRQTSGAVETLDNAGDRSPVVSLATVPSNPGSGISRGGFIACHLSTCYAYEQKDSKYLPKQIFLEGPFISVCYDQKNNHTLISSRPNARQPHARHIVCTIEKDSEESTICNVVHTFHAGNSQQLLSRPCYLNIENDTLVAAYQESSTSISLWSVSTGKQVNSLPVSDPVVDICAVDVSNNLYLATLSSKKVRIYNHG; encoded by the exons atggagGTTATGGATTACG caGAAGGAGGAGAAGCACAAATGGAATATGTAGTAGAAGATCATTCTGAAGAATCTGATAATGATAATGCTGACGACTTAGAAATCCAAGCTCAAACAGAAGATACAA aagacaatgatgaaaatgaaacaaaagcaAAAAAGGCAAAAGAAACAACTTTAGATGAATCTGATGTTGATTCTGATCAGTCTTGTCCAATATGCATGGATTTATGGACTAGTTCTGGGGATCATCGTTTGTGTTGTTTACGATGTGGACATTTGTTTGGATATAGTTGCATTTTAAGATGGTTACAAACTTCTTGCACTAGTGCCAATCGTCGTTGTCCACAATGTAATAGGAGAGCTGCTGTGAAAGATATCAGAATGTTGTATGCCAAAAAGTTAACGTCTATAGATACCAGTGAATtggataaattaaaagaacaattaaataatgttagtTCTGAAAAAAATCGTATAGAAATGGAACTTTCAAAATATACTTTAAGACAAAAGTTATTTGAACAGCAAATTACTAGTATGAGGAATAGGATCTCTGAACTAGAAAGTCAGCAATCAGAAATAAATGTTCATTCTTGCCAGAAGATTTCTAAACATATGATTAAAAAGTTCCATTTAGATCGATCTATAGAGATATGTAAGGACGGCGGTTGCCGTGTATTAGACTACAACCCATGGTTTGGATTCCTAGTTGTATCTCAGAAGTCaaataatatgttattttCGGGTTAtggtattaaaaaaattgactCGGATAAATTTCAACCACgtcaatttattcttttacataATCAAGTTATAAgagatattacatttaatacaaCTCAACAGTCATTGCTGCTTAGTGTTGGTTTTGataaatgtgcaaaattaATGGATATTCAAAATCACATTATTTTGCATACTTATCAAACAGGATCTCCATTGTGGAGCTGCTGCTGGTCAGGCAATaattcaaatgtattttttgcGGGTGCACAAAATGGATCTATAACACAATTTGATATTAGACAAACTTCTGGTGCTGTTGAAACTTTAGACAATGCAGGCGACAGATCACCAGTAGTTTCTCTAGCAACAGTACCTTCTAATCCGGGTAGCGGTATTAGTCGGGGTGGATTCATAGCATGCCATTTGAGTACATGCTATGCTTATGAGCAGAAAGACTCAAAATATTTACCTAAACAAATATTCCTTGAAGGTCCGTTTATATCTGTGTGTTATGATCAAAAGAATAATCATACTTTAATATCTTCCCGACCAAATGCTAGACAGCCTCATGCACGACACATAGTATGTACTATTGAAAAAGACAGTGAGGAATCAACAATTTGTAATGTAGTACATACGTTCCATGCTGGTAATTCTCAACAGTTATTGTCTCGACCATGTTacttaaatattgaaaatgatacATTAGTTGCTGCATACCAAGAATCTAGTACCAGTATATCATTATGGAGTGTATCTACTGGAAAACAAGTAAATAGTCTTCCTGTTTCTGATCCTGTAGTGGATATATGTGCAGTTGACgttagtaataatttatatttggcAACACTCTCTTCAAAAAAAGTTAGAATTTATAATCATGGATAA
- the LOC122569334 gene encoding E3 ubiquitin-protein ligase RFWD3-like isoform X2 has protein sequence MEYVVEDHSEESDNDNADDLEIQAQTEDTKDNDENETKAKKAKETTLDESDVDSDQSCPICMDLWTSSGDHRLCCLRCGHLFGYSCILRWLQTSCTSANRRCPQCNRRAAVKDIRMLYAKKLTSIDTSELDKLKEQLNNVSSEKNRIEMELSKYTLRQKLFEQQITSMRNRISELESQQSEINVHSCQKISKHMIKKFHLDRSIEICKDGGCRVLDYNPWFGFLVVSQKSNNMLFSGYGIKKIDSDKFQPRQFILLHNQVIRDITFNTTQQSLLLSVGFDKCAKLMDIQNHIILHTYQTGSPLWSCCWSGNNSNVFFAGAQNGSITQFDIRQTSGAVETLDNAGDRSPVVSLATVPSNPGSGISRGGFIACHLSTCYAYEQKDSKYLPKQIFLEGPFISVCYDQKNNHTLISSRPNARQPHARHIVCTIEKDSEESTICNVVHTFHAGNSQQLLSRPCYLNIENDTLVAAYQESSTSISLWSVSTGKQVNSLPVSDPVVDICAVDVSNNLYLATLSSKKVRIYNHG, from the exons ATGGAATATGTAGTAGAAGATCATTCTGAAGAATCTGATAATGATAATGCTGACGACTTAGAAATCCAAGCTCAAACAGAAGATACAA aagacaatgatgaaaatgaaacaaaagcaAAAAAGGCAAAAGAAACAACTTTAGATGAATCTGATGTTGATTCTGATCAGTCTTGTCCAATATGCATGGATTTATGGACTAGTTCTGGGGATCATCGTTTGTGTTGTTTACGATGTGGACATTTGTTTGGATATAGTTGCATTTTAAGATGGTTACAAACTTCTTGCACTAGTGCCAATCGTCGTTGTCCACAATGTAATAGGAGAGCTGCTGTGAAAGATATCAGAATGTTGTATGCCAAAAAGTTAACGTCTATAGATACCAGTGAATtggataaattaaaagaacaattaaataatgttagtTCTGAAAAAAATCGTATAGAAATGGAACTTTCAAAATATACTTTAAGACAAAAGTTATTTGAACAGCAAATTACTAGTATGAGGAATAGGATCTCTGAACTAGAAAGTCAGCAATCAGAAATAAATGTTCATTCTTGCCAGAAGATTTCTAAACATATGATTAAAAAGTTCCATTTAGATCGATCTATAGAGATATGTAAGGACGGCGGTTGCCGTGTATTAGACTACAACCCATGGTTTGGATTCCTAGTTGTATCTCAGAAGTCaaataatatgttattttCGGGTTAtggtattaaaaaaattgactCGGATAAATTTCAACCACgtcaatttattcttttacataATCAAGTTATAAgagatattacatttaatacaaCTCAACAGTCATTGCTGCTTAGTGTTGGTTTTGataaatgtgcaaaattaATGGATATTCAAAATCACATTATTTTGCATACTTATCAAACAGGATCTCCATTGTGGAGCTGCTGCTGGTCAGGCAATaattcaaatgtattttttgcGGGTGCACAAAATGGATCTATAACACAATTTGATATTAGACAAACTTCTGGTGCTGTTGAAACTTTAGACAATGCAGGCGACAGATCACCAGTAGTTTCTCTAGCAACAGTACCTTCTAATCCGGGTAGCGGTATTAGTCGGGGTGGATTCATAGCATGCCATTTGAGTACATGCTATGCTTATGAGCAGAAAGACTCAAAATATTTACCTAAACAAATATTCCTTGAAGGTCCGTTTATATCTGTGTGTTATGATCAAAAGAATAATCATACTTTAATATCTTCCCGACCAAATGCTAGACAGCCTCATGCACGACACATAGTATGTACTATTGAAAAAGACAGTGAGGAATCAACAATTTGTAATGTAGTACATACGTTCCATGCTGGTAATTCTCAACAGTTATTGTCTCGACCATGTTacttaaatattgaaaatgatacATTAGTTGCTGCATACCAAGAATCTAGTACCAGTATATCATTATGGAGTGTATCTACTGGAAAACAAGTAAATAGTCTTCCTGTTTCTGATCCTGTAGTGGATATATGTGCAGTTGACgttagtaataatttatatttggcAACACTCTCTTCAAAAAAAGTTAGAATTTATAATCATGGATAA
- the LOC122569338 gene encoding ubiquitin-conjugating enzyme E2-22 kDa isoform X1 codes for MANIAALRIQREFKEVIRSEEVAKCAIKVELVNDSFTELKGEIAGPPDTPYEGGNFVLEIKVPETYPFNPPKVRFITKIWHPNISSVTGAICLDILKDQWAAAMTLRTVLLSLQALLSAAEPDDPQDAVVARQYKEHPEMFRQTAKHWTYVYAGGPAKMPDLDDKIRRLTDMGIEEHNARVALSSYNWDLERATEQLFS; via the exons ATGGCGAACATCGCGGCATTGAGAATCCAACGCGAATTTAAAGAGGTTATAAGAAGCGAGGAG GTTGCAAAATGTGCAATCAAAGTTGAATTGGTAAATGATAGTTTTACTGAACTAAAAGGTGAGATAGCGGGTCCGCCAGATACACCATATGAGGGAGGTAATTTTGTGCTCGAGATTAAAGTTCCCGAGACATATCCCTTCAATCCTCCTAAA gtACGAttcataacaaaaatatgGCACCCTAATATATCTTCTGTAACAGGTGCTATATGTTTAGATATATTGAAAGACCAGTG GGCTGCTGCTATGACTTTACGTACGGTACTGCTATCATTACAAGCTTTACTATCTGCAGCAGAACCAGATGATCCACAAGACGCAGTAGTGGCTAGGCAATATAAAGAGCATCCAGAAATGTTTCGTCAAACTGCCAAACATTggacatatgtatatgcagGAG gaCCAGCAAAGATGCCTGATTTAGATGATAAAATAAGGCGACTAACAGATATGGGTATTGAGGAACATAATGCAAGAGTTGCTTTATCTTCATACAATTGGGATTTGGAACGTGCCACTGAGCAGCTCTTCAGTTAG
- the LOC122569341 gene encoding uncharacterized protein LOC122569341, with the protein MKKRRPCTWNTSRSPRNSQTPPRARELLDNCPVKTKSFHDLKRLKRGSSKLQKKSTEYRESSLKRDTFSSLESLFDLKKPLNLPDICSLAIEYHQEGHLLPFKSRNSKHSKTLVESLFLQQVDLEPHILDRTYGIDDYNDKSEEIKQKSNFEPLKLEEIGNSDQAGSDPQKNMAEEENVDEALQDEAEESKEEEEPIEEEEPQKEEEEGTESVAKSVSRPVSRIDTEELPPPYPLPAGLGEGVPIKPGGRHESILSSSPLTDSVVLLEMKKADERCVVLAREIDQLKEEIAALTTKKDLTDEDTLIIHEKQDEVMKKLAEFEQITRKIQRVLGVSDISSTTFARMFNMQPIMRPTAIITEEEELEIVKEKIDMVDEKTDIEIEKLRERFDLPQIEYPEDRLPRVIVCGTTEDEIPKIVVADSKKKGKDRCLQNLTGKLTESLTMQEKLVLENAQLEGGKYKLEEALLEKDTAVESLQRKVCGLQAEMRIVVKENVELTRQLACLNQRITSPCCYTPCCPGGISSEVSSPSPLRSISYTTTLQQDDDYCRCKCCLQPQIADTLSPIANTVCVRPNHTYLPSGDSPRLAGGASITGACITSDSSSQIDMCCRSPAAVKTLCTGPPPPPRGSCPAEIENKLAAYGNSTKQLEQQLGTMECEVRNMQIELANVQRERQQLEQQRKLLKCTGPCAPCGCCPPPPLGMQQPPSATPYVPCSAPITQSPSIPLPKIPPAPSATCTGPCINAPMGASTCPQQQLRDLREQYARLQDDYKNKLCEVSCLRTDADKLKQQTRESIEEKEKLEIKLIDTQERLKTMEAEKEKYEGFKEQMVEQEQTLIVFKQRFREAQDELEELRSLIQDQAAQLEDYRNKYLQAQQQVEEQRRQLDLMEMDNARMNENVTLEIGRVKNQFQEKLAELAPLPDILKQTQVKLQEAQQMRLVAERNCEDLSREVIGCKDKIQTLQNQLDVLRSEYQALQDERGHGSGRFDELERRNTELRHENERMKNTLARFEEHEAQLQKRIDEKMHEVTQLTAMLEQIREDSARQVARTKERCETVRRSMQSQIAEMERQLAQCRATARAAQKDRDEIRQKMQGQINNLNEAFEQAQGRIRSLQGHVNYLKTSYTNIFKGQGEMPPGVLPGEAGTGFDSCDCNY; encoded by the exons ATGAAG aagCGGAGACCGTGTACGTGGAATACATCTCGTTCTCCAAGGAATTCACAGACACCTCCTCGTGCTCGCGAGCTGCTCGATAATTGTCCTGTTAAAACCAAAAGTTTTCATGatttgaaacgtttgaaaagaGGTAGCtcaaaattacagaaaaaaagCACAGAATACAGGGAGTCTTCGTTGAAGAGAGATACGTTCAGCTCGTTGGAATCTTTGTTTGATCTGAAAAAGCCTCTAAATCTACCGGACATATGCTCTTTGGCAATCGAGTATCATCAAGAGGGTCACCTGCTACCTTTTAAATCAAGAAATTCCAAGCACTCTAAAACCCTCGTAGAATCTTTATTTCTGCAACAAGTGGATCTTGAACCACACATTCTTGACCGG ACTTACGGAATCGATGATTATAATGATAAATCGGAGGAgattaaacaaaaatcaaattttgaaCCACTAAAATTAGAGGAAATCGGCAATTCTGATCAAGCAGGAAGCGATCCAcagaaaaa CATGGccgaagaagaaaacgttGACGAAGCTCTTCAAGATGAAGCGGAAGAAtcaaaagaggaagaagaaccaatagaagaagaagaaccacaaaaggaagaggaagaaggaacaGAATCTGTAGCAAAATCGGTATCAAGACCGGTATCAAGAATTGATACGGAAGAACTGCCTCCACCGTATCCGCTTCCTGCCGGTCTCGGTGAAG GTGTGCCAATTAAACCTGGTGGACGACATGAATCGATATTGAGTTCATCTCCGTTAACTGATAGCGTTGTACTGTTGGAAATGAAGAAGGCGGATGAACGTTGCGTCGTTCTTGCAAGAGAAATTGATCAGCTAAAGGAAGAAATAGCTGCACTTACAACT aaaaaagatttaaCCGATGAAGatacattaataatacatGAGAAGCAGGACGAAGTGATGAAAAAACTGGCAGAATTTGAGCAGATAACGCGGAAAATACAACGAGTACTAGGTGTGTCCGATATCTCGAGTACTACTTTTGCTAGGATGTTCAATATGCAACCCATTATGAGACCCACCGCC atCATTACCGAAGAAGAAGAACTTGAAATAGTAAAGGAGAAAATAGATATGGTAGACGAAAAGACAGACATAGAGATAGAAAAGCTTAGAGAACGTTTCGACTTACCTCAAATAGAATATCCAGAAGATAg GCTCCCAAGAGTGATTGTTTGCGGAACTACGGAGGATGAAATTCCAAAGATTGTTGTGGCAGatagtaaaaagaaaggaaaagatagaTGTCTTCAAAATTTAACTGGAAAGTTAACAGAATCGTTAACTATGCAGGAAAAATTGGTATTGGAAAATGCACAGCTTGAAGGTGGCAA ATACAAATTGGAAGAAGCATTGCTAGAAAAGGATACCGCCGTTGAAAGTCTTCAGAGGAAGGTATGCGGGTTGCAGGCTGAAATGAGAATAGTTGTGAAGGAAAATGTGGAACTGACACGTCAATTAGCTTGCTTGAATCAGCGAATCACTAGTCCTTGTTGTTACACACCTTGTTGCCCAGGTGGAATTTCGTCCGAAGTGTCAAGTCCGTCTCCTCTACGTTCGATTTCGTACACCACTACGTTACAGCAAGACGACGATTATTGTCGGTGCAAGTGTTGTCTTCAACCTCAAATCGCCGATACTTTGTCACCAATCGCAAATACTGTATGCG TGAGGCCGAATCATACATATTTACCTAGCGGAG attcACCGAGACTCGCGGGTGGTGCGTCAATAACAGGAGCTTGCATTACAAGTGATTCTTCTTCGCAAATCGATATGTGTTGTCGAAGTCCTGCCGCGGTTAAAACACTGTGTACAGGACCACCACCTCCTCCAAGAGGATCTTGCCCCgcagaaatagaaaacaaacTTGCGGCCTATGGGAACAGTACCAAACAGCTA GAACAACAATTGGGTACCATGGAATGCGAAGTACGTAATATGCAGATAGAGCTTGCTAATGTTCAACGAGAACGTCAACAATTGGAACAACAACGCAAGTTGCTGAAATGTACTGGCCCTTGTGCGCCTTGTGGTTGTTGTCCTCCTCCACCTTTGGGTATGCAGCAGCCACCAAGCGCGACTCCTTATGTACCGTGTTCGGCTCCAATTACACAATCGCCTTCTATACCTCTTCCTAAG ATACCACCTGCTCCTTCTGCAACCTGTACTGGTCCTTGCATAAACGCTCCTATG ggcGCTAGCACGTGTCCTCAGCAACAGTTACGTGACCTACGCGAACAATATGCACGTCTACAAGATGATTACAAAAACAAATTATGCGAGGTTTCGTGTTTAAGAACAGATGCTGACAAGTTGAAACAACAAACGCGTGAATCtatcgaagagaaagaaaagttggAAATCAAACTTATAGACACTCAAGAACGATTGAAGACAATGGAAgctgagaaagaaaaatacgaag GTTTTAAGGAACAGATGGTTGAGCAAGAGCAAACTTTGATCGTCTTCAAGCAACGTTTCCGAGAAGCCCAAGATGAACTTGAAGAATTACGATCCTTGATTCAAGATCAAGCTGCTCAGTTGGAGGACTatcgaaacaaatatttacag GCACAACAACAAGTGGAAGAACAACGGCGACAACTTGATCTAATGGAAATGGATAACGCACGGATGAATGAAAATGTCACCTTAGAAATAGGAAGAGTGAAA AATCAGTTCCAAGAGAAACTCGCAGAACTTGCGCCGTTGCCGGATATTCTAAAACAAACGCAAGTGAAACTACAGGAAGCGCAACAGATGCGTTTGGTTGCAGAACGCAACTGCGAGGATCTTTCACGGGAAGTTATAGGTTGcaaagataaaattcaaacattGCAAAATCAATTGGACGTTTTGCGTAGCGAATATCAAGCACTGCAG GATGAAAGAGGTCACGGTTCGGGACGATTCGATGAATTAGAAAGGAGAAATACTGAATTACGACATGAGAACGaacgtatgaaaaatacgCTTGCAAGATTTGAAGAGCACGAAGCACAATTGCAGAAACGCATCGATGAAAAAATGCACGAAGTTACACAGTTGACAGCAATGCTTGAACag attCGAGAAGATTCTGCGAGACAAGTAgcaagaacgaaagaaagatgtGAAACTGTAAGGAGATCGATGCAAAGCCAAATTGCGGAAATGGAACGACAATTGGCTCAGTGTAGAGCTACCGCAAGAGCTGCACAGAAAGATAGAGATGAA ATTAGACAGAAAATGCAGGGTCAGATAAACAACTTAAACGAGGCGTTTGAGCAAGCTCAAGGTCGGATAAGATCATTACAAGGTCacgtaaattatttgaaaacatCTTACACTAATATCTTTAAGGGACAAGGAGAGATGCCGCCCGGTGTTTTGCCCGGAGAGGCTGGGACAGGATTCGATTCCTGCGACTGCAATTATTAA